Sequence from the bacterium genome:
TCAGGATGAATTGCTCCAGCAGGGCAGTTCTTAACACACTGTTTACAGCGGTCACAAAGTTTGCCTTCAAAAAGAGGATCTGGTTTAAATGGAGCATCAGTAATAACAAGCCCGAATCGAAGCATGGGACCATATTCTGGATTTAAGAATACCTTGCTCCAACCAACTTCTCCTAATCCAGCAGCATAAGCCGCGTAGATTAGTGTCACACATACTTCTGGTCTAGCATACCCTGCTTTCTTTGCACGAGCTCGGATGTTCCATATCGTATGAGCGGAATGTGGAACTGCTTGATATCCCAAATCTTCGATATAGCAGGCTAACTCGTAAACTGTCTTATTGACATACCGAACAGAAAGGCCTCCATAACCAAACATATTATAGGCATGCCAGCCTGTGCCTTCTTCAATAGGGCGATGTAATCCTCTCAAAACCCGGCGGCCTATTACAACTACAGAACGAGCTTCCGGTAAAAGACTAAGAGGATTTTTATCAGGGGGAGCATCCTTGAATCGTTCGATATTAGCTACTCCCACTACATCAGCACCAACTTTTTTGGCAAATGCTTTGATTCGATTAGTGTTGATTGTCATCTTCATACCCTTTTGTACTCCTCATTAGTTTTTATAGCTATACTTTTACATTATTTTTATATATGGTTAAAAAATGTTCTAAGCATTGCTTCTGCATTTTCTAATGGGACATCTGGACCCAACTCTCCGCGACCAATAAGACCGCCCTTATTACTAAATATCTGTATCACTTTCTCTACATATTCTTTTACTTCATCAGGCTTTCCTCGTGGCAAGATATACTGTCTGTCTATATCAGAGCAAATGCACATTTTGCCTTTTACTTTTTCTCCCAACTTGTCCAGATCAATAGAGGAAAACTGAGGATTATAGACATCCAAGCCAATTTCTATATAATCATCTATTATCTGTAGCGTATTTCCATCACTGTGAAACCGGACATGCTTCCCTGCCTGATGAGCTAAATTGATATATTTTTTGTAGATTGGTTTAAATATTTTTCTCCATGAGGCAGGATTTATCATAAGAGAATTTTGGGTTCCCCAATCGTCCATAGTAGAAACTCCATCTATATCGAGCTCTAAAATAGGTTCAAGCGCTTTTATATTTATTTCAGCAATTTTGTTTAATAATTCATACATATTTGAAGCATCTTCAGCTATATCTATCAAGGCATTGGTAAATCCTCTTAAGAAATGATACCTCTCCCATGTTCTGGCATCCCCGAAACCAACTGAAATATAGCGTGGATTTTTGCTATTTTTTTCTTCTCTTATCCGTTTTTTAATACTCTCTATATGTTTCGAGGAAGGAGTAAGGTCAGGAAATACATAATCCTTTAACTTATTCCAGTTATCAAGTGGATGTTTTATTACTTCACCTTCAGAATAACCCTCTGCAGGTTTCATCCATACACATCCCCAGACATCCTCTCCTCCTTTATGGTGTCCAGAAAGTGCTTCTGAACCACTATATCTCCCATCCTGTCCGGCAAAATCGCTGGGGAATCGAAAAAATAATTTCTCTGCTTTCTCTCCATATCTGTCTATAAATCCAGGCATGGCCGAATGGTGTATTGGTATATTATCAGGATTTTTAAACTTAATAGCCCCTAAAACTCTTTCTCTACTATTCATAATAATCCTATACTGTTAAGTGTCAAAATGCTTTCCACAAAACTCACTGGTAAAATTGATACTCTATCTTGACTCTGAAAATTAATGGCAGGTTTACTCTCTTTACTTGTTACTATGGTAACTTATTAGAATTCTTTTAACTTCTATTGGCTTAAATGTTATAGAAATATTATTATCCTTTACCGCTATCTCATGCCCCTTATCCATATCAGTTACTTTTCCAACTTTTCTATTAAATTTTATTACTGTATCAATCTCTTTATAAAATCTGTTTACCATCAAAAGATAATAAGTGCCTTTATATTTTTTAATACACCATTCAATTGGATGGGGAAGATCAGTATCTGCATCTATAGTGCACTGTGTCTCCTCATCAAACGGCGCAAGAAAAACAGGTGACATTTCTTCCAACTCTTTCGTTATTCTTTTAAGTTGTTCCCATCTCTCCTCAGTCTGATAAAGAAGCGAAAAAAAACTTATTCCTTTAGCTCCATTTATAATATTATGATAACAGCTTGCTCTGTGATCTTCGTACGTTGGATAATAGCTCTCTCCCCCTTGAACAAATGCTTGTATAGCAGGAACAACAGGTTTATCTTCTGCCATAGATAATCTATAAAATAGGTTAGAGATATCTTGAGAAATTCCCATTTTATCCGGGAAACAATAATCCATGTAAAACGCAACGTCATATTTTGGTTCCCAGCCGTCTTCAAAATCTTTCATTTTATCTTCCATAATAACATATCTGGTAGGATCTAGGGCTTTTGAAAGAGTATACCATAGTAAAAAATTCTCAAGTGGCGCATTTCGATATAATTGTTCATCTTCATAATAGCCTATAATACTAGGGTAATCTTTAAATCTTAAAATCCTCTCTTTTATTGCTTTATAATTAAAGTCTTTTCTGGGCATTCCAAGCCTTACATATAATCCTGCATTTTGGGCTCCTTCAATATATCCTTTTATTTCGTTATTTATACTATTGCTACTCGCCGCGCCTTCAAAATTATAGTTATGACACACATTAAATCCTGCATTCTTAACATCTTCAAAGGTATTCCAAGGCTTTGTTCTTATGTTTTTAAGATCGTATCCATCGATTATGAAAATATCTTTATTATTTACACTTAAATTCTTTCTCTTGTTTTTTGATGGGAGTATCTTATCAGTAACAAACAGCTGTATCTCTTTATATGAAATGATTTTTTCTTGATTTTTATCAGTTAAAATAAAAGATAGTTCATATTCTCCCGGTTTTAATTCTTTACAATCAATATTGAAATCCATTTCTTTTTTAATAGTTTCAACATTATTATAAAATACCTGTTTATATCTTCTGGTCATAACTGATCTATAAAGATAATTTACCATTATAATTCCAGAATATTCATTAAAATCTATATTATCAGGGCTAATATAGATTTTAATTTTGTAATCTCTGTTTTCTGAATTTTTAAAAAAGCATCCATGATACGGCTCTATAGGAAGCAGATAAATGCTGGGTGTATTTGTGGTTTTACTATAATTAACTTCCGTTACAGTAATATTATCATACCATATTGTCCCTTTATCCCTTAATGCTACATAAATACCTATCTCACCATCATTTGTGGGAGTAAACAGATCCTCCTGGATATGCCACTTATTATCATCTAAAAATGTATTTGGAAGAAAAGTACCACCAATAACTCTTTTAAGAGAAGATTTTATTTTAGAAGCTAAATAAATATCACTTATTCCTATACAATTTAATAATTTATAAGCTCTTGAAAGTTTATATGTTTGCCCTTTTTTTACTTTAATTCCTTGGTAAACTCTTACTTGCTTAAAATTATCTGTATCTTCAAATATAGATATTTTTAGAGATGACTTTCCGGAATGAAAAACTGTATTATCTATACTAAGATTATAATTTGTATTTCCTGGTTGAGCATTTTTAATCCAATATTCGAAGCCATCTTCAAAACCTCCGTTTTTTATTCTATGATCCATTTTACTATCACCCCCCCCTCCAACAAGCACCCCATCAATGTCTTTAACCCACGCCTCAGTGGTTATGCTTATATCATCATACCAGATAGTGCCTGTTCCTCTGTTCTGAAGCAAAAGCGTGATTTCTCCTGACTTTCTTGGTGAGAAGTTAAATTCTAGTCTTTTCCATCCTTCAGCATTTTCCGAAGCTGTTTTCGAAAGCCACCAATAGCGACAATTTATACCACATCCATTAAGCATTACATCTGCTTTCCCTGAAAAATCTTCATCAAGTTTGTAGAAAAGAGAAACCTGATATTTTTTACCTGCTTCTACAGGAACCAACTGGTAGTAGCGAGCTTGTCCTTCCATATCAGATTCTTTTCTCTCTATCATTACTGAATAATTACCGCTTTTCTTAACAGAACTGTCCCGCTTTAAATGGGCAGGTCCCTTCTGAACGCTAATAAGCCAACCATCAGGGATGTTATCTCCGTCTATATCCTCCTCAAAACCAGGATTGGAGACAAGATTTTCAGACGCTTTTACGCCAGTAATATTAATTAGAAAACCAACCAGCAGAAAAATCACTAAAATTTTCAAATTCCTCATTTTTACCTCCTTAAATTTATTATTCTCCATACCACCATTTTGTTCGCCTATCTGAATTAGTTATCATGTCATTCCTTTCTGTTTCCTCTGCATATGTTACGTGAAAATCAGCCCAAAGGATATTGCATCCGCCATTATGCCGATCGCTCATAAAGTTATCCGAATCGATTGTATAATAAGAGGACTCAGTGACAGGATCTTTCTCATTTCTATGTATTGAATCAGTG
This genomic interval carries:
- a CDS encoding carbohydrate binding domain-containing protein gives rise to the protein MRNLKILVIFLLVGFLINITGVKASENLVSNPGFEEDIDGDNIPDGWLISVQKGPAHLKRDSSVKKSGNYSVMIERKESDMEGQARYYQLVPVEAGKKYQVSLFYKLDEDFSGKADVMLNGCGINCRYWWLSKTASENAEGWKRLEFNFSPRKSGEITLLLQNRGTGTIWYDDISITTEAWVKDIDGVLVGGGGDSKMDHRIKNGGFEDGFEYWIKNAQPGNTNYNLSIDNTVFHSGKSSLKISIFEDTDNFKQVRVYQGIKVKKGQTYKLSRAYKLLNCIGISDIYLASKIKSSLKRVIGGTFLPNTFLDDNKWHIQEDLFTPTNDGEIGIYVALRDKGTIWYDNITVTEVNYSKTTNTPSIYLLPIEPYHGCFFKNSENRDYKIKIYISPDNIDFNEYSGIIMVNYLYRSVMTRRYKQVFYNNVETIKKEMDFNIDCKELKPGEYELSFILTDKNQEKIISYKEIQLFVTDKILPSKNKRKNLSVNNKDIFIIDGYDLKNIRTKPWNTFEDVKNAGFNVCHNYNFEGAASSNSINNEIKGYIEGAQNAGLYVRLGMPRKDFNYKAIKERILRFKDYPSIIGYYEDEQLYRNAPLENFLLWYTLSKALDPTRYVIMEDKMKDFEDGWEPKYDVAFYMDYCFPDKMGISQDISNLFYRLSMAEDKPVVPAIQAFVQGGESYYPTYEDHRASCYHNIINGAKGISFFSLLYQTEERWEQLKRITKELEEMSPVFLAPFDEETQCTIDADTDLPHPIEWCIKKYKGTYYLLMVNRFYKEIDTVIKFNRKVGKVTDMDKGHEIAVKDNNISITFKPIEVKRILISYHSNK